One Setaria italica strain Yugu1 chromosome I, Setaria_italica_v2.0, whole genome shotgun sequence DNA window includes the following coding sequences:
- the LOC105915068 gene encoding fatty-acid-binding protein 3, chloroplastic produces the protein MSLASAVPSAWASPALTRDTAGSCRRACIRHHPLGGAQVRSACGLACRYTRGGARRLPVALAAGGSSVGDVFVTEGSTNVKFPQELIVPGYTGSLVILGTGYRDKFFVKVYAAAFYVDYSLGIDTAQWKEKIGIESFDSNSVFNSIFKAPVVKSLSIILVRDVDGKTFVNALNDVIARQIKNPNAEEASSLSTFQNTFLGRNLKQGTSIYLTWLEPSRMLISISENQDLSQVDAEIKSATVNYALYDGFFGNSPVSPSLRSSTAQLLEALLTK, from the exons ATGAGCTTGGCTTCAGCCGTTCCTTCCGCGTGGGCATCCCCGGCATTGACGAGGGACACCGCGGGCTCCTGTCGTCGGGCCTGCATACGCCACCATCCGCTCGGTGGCGCGCAGGTGCGCTCCGCGTGCGGATTAGCCTGCCGCTACACGcgtggcggcgcacggcggctgCCGGTCGCTCTTGCGGCTGGGGGCAGTTCAG TTGGTGATGTTTTTGTTACAGAGGGCTCAACAAATGTGAAGTTTCCTCAGGAGTTAATAGTTCCAGGCTACACAGGCTCTTTGGTTATACTTGGCACAG GTTACAGAGATAAGTTCTTTGTCAAAGTATATGCTGCAGCATTCTATGTGGATTACTCACTTGGCATTGACACTGCGCAGTGGAAAGAAAAGATTGGTATTGAGAGCTTTGATTCTAACTCTGTTTTCAATTCCATTTTCAAAG CACCGGTTGTGAAATCATTGAGTATTATCCTTGTTAGAGATGTTGATGGCAAGACCTTTGTGAATGCTCTGAATGATGTCATTGCTCGCCAAATAAAAAACCCAAATGCTGAGGAAGCATCTTCCTTATCAACGTTCCAGAATACCTTTCTTGGGCGCAATCTCAAACAGGGCACAAGCATATATTTAACTTGGCTTGAACCCTCAAGAATGCTG ATCTCCATTTCAGAAAATCAAGATCTAAGTCAAGTCGATGCAGAGATAAAATCTGCTACTGTTAATTATGCTCTATACGATGGCTTCTTTGGTAATTCTCCCGTGTCGCCTTCGCTGAGATCATCTACTGCTCAGTTGCTGGAAGCTCTTCTTACAAAGTGA